Genomic segment of Bubalus kerabau isolate K-KA32 ecotype Philippines breed swamp buffalo chromosome 6, PCC_UOA_SB_1v2, whole genome shotgun sequence:
GAGAGGGCTCCTGTGTCTCTGATGCTCACTGCTCGACTGTCAACTCCAAGAGAACAGAGACCCatgtcttttcttcctccttgcaTCCCTGGCATAGAGCTCCTTGCCTGATATAGAGTAGATGTAACcatttttgttaaatgaatgaatgaaagacaaAATGGAAGACCACCAGATGATGTCTGGGACTGGTTACCAGGTAGGGCTGCATATCCGCAGGCCACCGGGTCCTCAAGTTCTTCTTAGAACTCAGGAGGACGCCTGCTCCCAACCCTACTGCCAGCCCTAAGGACAGACGGGACTGGCAGAATTATTCTCACTTTATTTCTGGAGAAATTTGATCGATGCAGTAACACTGATTCCAGGCAAGGGCAGGGGGCACGGGTACCCCTAAAGCAACCAATATCCTGTGGCCCAAGGTGCCCCCCATCCCCAGACCTCAGTTACAGTTCCCCCTCAGTTACAGTTAAATAGAGGGAGGAAGCTCTCCCCAGGGAGTCTTGGGAGGGTCTGCCTCCTGCACCCACCCCCTCCACGCCGAGGGGTCTGAGCACAGCTATTTACAGTATTCACATCCACTGTACCCCACCAAACCAAGGCAAATACTACAGGTGGCTCTTCCCCATGGGAGGAAGCCAGAGAGgctgtgagtgtatgtgtgtgtatggggggtgTCCGCGCGTGTGAGCACACGAATGCACTGAGGGGCAGGGTCTGGCTCCAGCCAAAGAGACATCAGTCTATAAGGTGCAGATTAAAAATAACAGAGAGGACCCAACCCCCAGGGGCCCAGGCCACTTCCGGCTTTGttctgtctccttctcttccagaCACGCTGGTAGATGATGCAGAGGAGCCCTCATAGCTGTGCCTGGATCCGAGGCAACCCCTTAAAGGACTTCTGGGGAAAAAAGCAGGAGGGAAAACAGTCAGGGCAAACCAGGCTCCAAACCCAGAACCAGGCGCAGGGTGTGAGGTCTTCTCGGTAGAGCTCCAGAGGGCCTCTGATGGATCTGGGAGAAGAAAGGGCTGGGCAGAGGAGGATGGGGAAGGCTGCAGGGAGCTAGAGATGCAGTCCGAGAGAAAGGGATCCCTACCTGTGACCTGCGGGGgctgcaccacagctttcttgagGAAGGCTTCTGCCTCTGCGAAGGGCAGGAGAGCCTCTGGCGTCCGGCCCAGACTCTTGTCCCCAGAGGGTCCCTTAGGGGAGAAGCCGTTCTCCTGGTGCGCTGGCAGAGGCTGCAGCCCATTCACCAGGGACCCCGACGACTCCTTGTTTGGCAGGCTGTGGATGCAGAGGCCAATGCTCAGGCCGCTCCCATCGCGGGACAGCCCAGGCAGCCCAGGACAGCCCAGCTCCTATGGTTTCCAGCCTGACCCTGCCTCCCTGCTCCTGGGCCCTGCGCTTGGGAGCTGGTACCTCCACTGAGGCTCCTGGGGGGCCAGCTCCTCCTTCTGCAGCCCGGCGGGCCGAGCCTCCACAGCTTTCGCAGGGTCTATCCCTGGGAAGGAATGGCCATCAGTTAGGGGTAGAGGAGAGGATcgaaggctggggctggggctggagaggAGGGGAACAGGCCTTTACCTGGGCTGGAATTGTTGGCCGTCGCCTCCTTTCTGTCCTGCTTCTGCTTTGAAGAGGAAGAGCAGTCAGGCTCCAGGGGATCCCTGGCCCCACCCGACTGCGCGCCGCTGAATTCTTCTCTCCCCTCCGCCCAGATCCTGGACAGCCTCGCTCCTCCACCCTGGATCCCTTCCTTCCTCACCGGACCTCCACTCCCAACACCGCTCTTGGGGGCATCCTGACCTTGGTTTCAGCAGCTTCTGACTTCCGAGTCCTCTTCATAATCTCCTCCAGGCGCTGTTGGGAAAGAAGCCCCACTCCGGTTAGGCCCAAGCCCGGCCCTAATCCTCGACCTCCCACCAGCTAGCCCTGGTCCTGGAGTCTCGGGGGCCCTTCTAGCTCACACCAGTTCTTTCCAGGCCAGGAAGCTGATCTCGCCCCCACTCCCTCTCGATCTAATCCTCTGCAACCCAAGGCAgcgccccctcccagccccactaGCCCCTCTAAAGAAGTGCGGACCAAGCCGGGAGAGCTGGCCCCGCTCACCACTCGGCCGGCCGCTCGCAATACCTTTCTACGCTCTTGCCGCTCCTGCTCCTCCCGCTGGAAGTGCTTTTCCCGCTCCAGACGCTGCCGCTCGGCTTCTTCTCGGGACCGAGCTTCGGCCTCCTCTTTCTGCCAAAGATCCCCGGGAGGTTTAGGCGGCCGGCCTCCGGCCGTCCCTTCCAGCCGGCCCCAACCCGCCACCAGGAGGCGCCCGCGCCCCGGCCCACCTGCTTCTGCAGCCGCTCCTGCTCCTCCTGCTCGGCCTGCGCCTTCTCCCGAGCCTCCTGCTCCTCGCGTCTCCGGGCCTCGGCCTCCCGCTCCGCCCGGGCCTCGGCCTCCCGAGCCAGCTGCTCCTCTCGCATTCGCCTGggggacacaggagactcaggctcacGCCCGGCTTCTTCTCCAGCCCCTGTAAAGGCCTCCTCGGTCCCCAAGGGCGTGCTCACTTGTCCCTTTCGGCCTGCAGCCTCCGCTCCTGTTCCTCGCGCTCCCGCTGCTCCCGGGCCTGGCGCCGCTTCTCAGCCAGGAGCCGAGTGGCCTCTTCTCGGTCCGTGGTGCCAGCCATGGGTTTGCTAGGGGTCACCGGGggagcaggggctgggggtgaggtCAGGACAGCTGTCTCTGGAGCGGGATCCGGGACCAGGAGTCAGCATGCACCGACCAGCACAGGCCCCTCCATcagctcccctctcccccacccccatacccCTGTGCTTGCTGGACCTCAGGGCAACCCCGGCGGCCCACCCACCCTGCTTCTGCCAGTGACTCAGAGCACTGAGGTCCTGGTCTCTTCCCAATATCCACTCCCCCAGGCGTCTCTGGCAGCCCGCACCTCTGACCACCTCCCACTCACAGGCAAAGCTGGCTTCTCTGCCCTGCCCACCTTTTGGCCTCTTCTCTCCCTGCCCACCTGCAGGGATCTCTGTGGGCTGCTCTTtcgggggctgggctggggtgggtgaCGGCACAGGCGAGGGGGCCGGTGAGGCTGGGGCTGCAGGCTCCCTCTCATCACTGGCCTTGCCCTTGCTCTGGGTCTTGTCCTCGGGCCCCGCCACACTGGGGCTCTCCTTTGCCTCGTCCTTCCTCCGGACTCGCCCCTTGGGTGATGCAGTGGTGCCTCGGGGGGATGGTGGTTTTGGGGGCAGAGCATGACCTGGCCCTGGGCTGAGGCAGGGGGAGGCAGGCCTATGCCAGGTTGTGGAGGGAGAGGATGGCCGGGCCTTGGATTTGGGactgagaggaaaaagaagagttAGACCTCGAGGGCAcagagtgtacacacacacacacacacacacacactttgagcATGTCACTTCCCTAGGGAAGTGTCCTTCCAGGTTTGGTCAGCACCCCCCTTATACGCTCTCACACAAACATAATTTAGTGTAGATATCCCAATTTGTAATTACATATTCATTTGTGATTCTTTGACTCCTGTTTGTTTCCCCAAGAGCCAGTAAGATTACTAAGAGCAAGAACGAGGCCTGGTTTGGCTCAGGGAAGTGTGCTGGGCACCCTGAACACAGTACCTGGCAAGACCATTCATTCGTCCAGCACGTATTTCTTGAGTGCTTACCAGGCACTGGTTCTCGGTGCAAGAGTTACTTCAGTGATCAAAACactccaaaaattttaaaaattctgctctCAAGGAGCTTTCTTTCTAGAGgtgggttgttgtttagtcgctaagtcgtttgggactcttgcgaccccatggactgtagcccactagggctACAGACTGTTCCTCTAGAGCAACACATATTTATGAATGAATGGCCGGCTAGCTGGCCTGGCCGTAGCAGGCCTTGCCCCATTGTTGGGCCCACCTGTGCTCCGCGTTGCTAGCGGAGAGGCGCGGGCGCAGAGAAGCAGGCAGCGACTGGCGCTTCTTGAGGCTGCGCTCCCGAGCCAGGGCATTCTTCTCCTTCTCGTTTTCCCGCTCCTtgtccttcttctcctttttctgcaCCTGGGGAGGAGGGTTAAGGagagcagggagaggggaagcagaggtcagaggCGCACGAGCTCCCCAGCACAGGAGCGGGGTCCCCACCTGCGCCGCCAGCCACTCACCGGCGAGGCCTCGGGCCGGaggcgggccggggcggggctgCCCCCGGCGCTGGCCTTGCGGCGATCCCCGCGCTCCCCGGCGGGGGCGCAGCGGTGCCCGCTTCGGGGGACACTGCACGGCGTCAGCGGGCTGGCGGAGGCTGAGCGCGGGCACAGGGGCACGGCTGCGGAGGGATGACTGCGGTCGGGGCGCGGTCCACTGGCGTGGCtggcccctgccccgcccctcgAGGGGGCTCTCCCTGGGCCGCGGCCCCTACCCTGGTCCCGGCCGTTTCGGGGCAGTGTGACTGCACTGCGACTCCGTgccaggaaggagagggtaggcgTCATCAGACGGTCCACGATGCTGCTCTCCCACGGACTTAGCTGCAGGCTGCGATCTAGGGGGAGAATGCCGGGAGAAGCAGGTTACTGCAGGGCTAGAGTGGGCAAGCAGAGGCATCTGGAGACGGCCAGGTACCATCCCCACGCAGAGCCCAAGGAGTCTCAGACTCTCCCCCTATTATGGGGGTTACACTTGTCCGCCCTTGGGTCTGACCTCCACTGCAGACCCGGGCAACAAGACACTTCCCATGGCAACCTCCTGCAGGGCTAGAGAGGTCCCTCCTACCTCTCTCCCCAGGTGAAAGGGCACTGAACTATGATTATAGAGAGGAGACAGCCAAGGTTGGTGGGGTACCCAGTTGCCAACTTCTATGTCCCGTTGtagggctgtgctcctcctgccctcagagtgcTGGCCTAGGGAGGCATCACCCGCaacccccccctccaccccccacggGATTTGGGACAGTGAGGGCCCTTGTGCTTCTCTGACTGAGAAGAGGCCCAGCTTTTGTGTATCCCATGCCAGGGACAGGCTGCTAGGGGGCCTGGCTGCCCCGGGCTACCCTGCTCTGTCCCCTCAGCTGCTGGGTTATTTTTAAGCTTCAGTCAGGTGGGGTTGGTAACAGCAGCTGATTTCGTTGCTGGGCAACAGAGCAACCAAATAAAAGCTGGAGAAACTTATAAATAACTCCTACCATGGCCCCTTCACATGTGACATCAGGGCATGGTGGGAACGCAGGGGCTGCACTACCTCGGTTGGCCACGAGTTTGGATCCAGCCAAGGCCATGGCTGGGGCTCTgaaggcagagagggcagggttGCGTGGGCCCTCCAGGGTGGAGGCAGAATAAGAGGGCTCCTGCACACACAGCACCCAGGTTCGTCGGGTACTCCGGGGCAAGGCCACCTGCCTGAGGCTGGCCTAGGCCAGCTGGCTGTGGTTGGAGATGAGGCTGCCGGCCCattcccaccctccacccccactctCATCCCCACCTGCTCTCGAGACTCTAGCCAAGCTCTGCCTGCTGGGTCACTGCCCTCTGTTCTCCTCCCCTGTGGGAAGCACCTCTGTTCTCAGGACCCAGATCCAAATGCCGGCTCCCCCGAGGGGTGCACAACCCCAAGTGGGGTCGAGTGGGGATGGAGACCTGGGGTGTGTGAGGGCTCCTGGGACCTGAGGTTTTTGCTGAGCTCTGGAAGAGGCTACAAGGAGGGGACTACAAGGAGCTCTGGAGGAAGGAGGGCTGGGCCTTCTCTTACTTCTACTGGGGGAGTTCCAGAGCGTGGCAGAGGACTTTGAGAGCCGCTTGTTGATTATAGAGTCCACGTGTTTGGGCAGGTTTACTGCCGACACGGAGCACCTGCTCCCACCTGGAGGGGAAAAGACACGGCATTAGGGCCGGGCCGGACGGGAGCCAGGGGGGCACTGAGGCCTTCCATGCAGGATGCTCCGCGGgcagggtgggagagggaggagtgGGCAGGCTAGGAAGGGGGGAGGAGGCAGACTTGGCTCTGGAGGGGATGGGTGGGGTGGGTAGGTGACCAGAGACAACCTGGATTGGGGGAGCCGACGGAAAAGGAACAGAGGAAGGAGATGGAATAAAACTGGAGACACTACAGCCTTCCTGGTCAGGAAGTCATTCCCTAGGGCTGGGTGCTGCAAGCCCTCCCCCACAACCACCCAGCACTGGCACTCGCTGACACTGCCCAGCCAAGGCACTCTGGCTACAACACCCATGGTCCTGCAGCAAATACAGACGCTCCTGAACAGAAGGACCCACAGTCAAAGGCGCTCACACAGATTCATATATTCATAGGGACACACAAAGACAAAGACATGCACGCACGAGCATATAGAGTGACAGGTACTTCTGCATGCACACGATAGTGCAGACATGCGCAGACAGAAACAAACACAGCCACAGAAACAGGCCCAGACCCAGATGCAGACAGGCACAAACACATCACAGCAACTTAATCGTATCTGTAACACTTGTTGGGTGCTtaccatgtaccaggcactgtgctgggcaccACACACATGTTACCACACTTGATCCTCCCAAACATCTACCTACAACCTCGGAGGCAAGTAgtactgttatccccattttacagataaagaaagtgAGAGAGCAGGAAGTCAGAGGTCACAGCGCAAGGGCCAGAGCTGGGAATCCGGACCCAATTCTGTCTGACTTGGGAATCCACAGTGAGGTACACAAGGCCACTCACACATCAAGGCAAACACGTACTAAGACACGCAACGCACAGATCCATGAGCATACACACCGACAGACGCATGACGAGAAATACCGAATCTTGCCATTACATAAAGACACCCAAACACAGCAGGACATACATGCCAGCAAAACGTCAGACCGAAATGCATGACAGCCCTACGTAAAGAAAACTCAGGGACAAAAATCTACCTTCCACGACAGGGACATCAGGGTGatagttttctttaaatatccAGTGTCTGCAGGGTATTAAAGTGCTCTTTTCTGTATCAATCAACTAATAGTAATTGACAGGAGCAAAGAAGGCTAATCTAAAAAGAGCAAACCGAATGAAGAGCACCCACCTCTGACTTGATAGTGGAAGTCCTGGGACAGGACTTGGTTCTACAGACTTGGGTTTACAGATCATTCCAGAAGACACAAGGCACACGAAGCGAGGCATACCTGCTGCGGGGAGCTGCCAGCTCCGTGCACGGAAGCTGCTCCCTTCCCCCACTTCTCAGGCCCcggcctccccctcccaccctgcaGCCCTTCCGGCCCACTCACTGGTCTTACGTCCTGGGGAGCCGTGGTGCAGGGCCCCTGCCCAGGACCAGCGCTGCTGCCGGATTTCAGCCCACGTCTTCTTCACTGACCGCTGGATGGCTGCCTCATAGCGCTCCTGGTGGGGCGGGGGCCAGGGTGGGGGGAGAGGTCTGGGCTCAGAAGCTTTCCTCCTACCTGGGAGAAAGGCTCTCTCCCGGGACAAGGCCTCCCCCACCCCTAGAAGGTTTCCCTGACTCATGGCGGGTAACCAAGGCTACTGAGCCCTCGCTGTGACTAAAGACAGTTTGCAACAGATCCCTTTCAACTTGTTCTTGGGGAGCTTTTCATTGTTCTTGACTCATTTCCTGAGCCTATGAGCTGTTTCTTTGAGGACCGGGTGGGACTCTCCCTGCCTGGGTCTCCCAGGGGGGCCGCTGGCTCTGAGGGTTCTGACCCTGGAGGTGGGTTTGCGTTCAGCCTGAGGACTGGACCAGAGCCAGGCCACCTTTCCCTTCATTTCTTCATAGTGCTCAAGCCAGGCTTCTCCTCACTAGGAGTTCACTTGGcgcactcacacagacacatctCTGCACACCTACACACACCCATCcggggcatgcacacacacatgtaatgaCAACACACGGCTACAGGCGCCTATCCTGGCACGTACAGAACCAAACATGCCTGCACAGATGCTGAGATGTGGGACCCATGGGACCCGAATGCACGTGTGAACACAGGGCTGTGTGTTCACACTGAGCCCGCGTGCAGATGTGTGCACACAGAGCCACACGTGCCCGGCCAGAACCGAGCACAAACGCACCTTGTTCTTCTCCAGCTTCTGCCGCTGCCGCTCCTCCAGGGCTGCCCGGCGCTGCTCGGCTTTGAGCCGCTGCTCCTCCAGCCGCCGCCGGCGCTCCTGGAGCTGCTTCTCCCGCAGTGCCTtggccttctcctccttctccagccACACCGCCTTCTTGGCcgctgcagggggtgggggaaggagccCCAGGGGTGTGAACATCTGGTAGCGCCTGGGCCCCCAAGTGTCTGCTCCGAGTGGCCTTGCCTGTTCCTCCGGCCTGGGGTGGGTCTTCCCCACTGCCTGCCTACTGGGGAGATGCCTGTGCTCTGAGACTCCCCCACTCAAGTTGAAGGGCATGCTGAAGGTGGGCTGGGGCCTCAGAATGAGGGCTTCCCCAGCAGGAGGCCTGTTTCCCCCCCACCAGTGTCGTGGTCTCTGGGCACCTGAGGAGAAGTGAGCTCTTTAGGGCCAGGTCCCTGTCTAACTTCGGGGCCTGCTGACGTATTGTGATTAAGAGCATGGGGTGAGATGAGGCTTCTGGGTCTGAGTCTCAGCTACTCCACCTAGCTGCGTGGCTCAGGCAAAGGATTGCGTCTTTCCGAGCCTCTGTCTCCCCATCCTCAAAATGGGTACAGGGTTAAGTGAGATAAGCGAACTGCTCTCAGCACAGTGTACACAACAGAGGTTCCCAAAGGGTTAGTGCTACTAACAGGATGTCCATGGGGGTGAGGCTGAAGGGGAGCTGTCACTCACTCACCCAGGTACTTGGCCCGCTCTTCCCGCCGCTCCTTTGCCAGCTTGTGTCTCTCTCCTGCCTTCTTTAAGTCTTAACAAAAGGAATAAGGAGAGATTTAGGTCAAGAGGTTCCTCTCAAAGGGAAATCAGCCTCAGGGCCCTGCCCCCAGGCTGCATGCCCATGCCTTTTCCATCTCCTCTGGGGCCAGGAGACTCCCTTTGGGGGCTTCACCCAGGGTTGGGACTGGGCCCGGGACGGGGGACATCACACATACCTTGCTTGGTGGGAGGGCTGTCAGAGGCGGGTGCTGCTGGCGGGGATGGCTGGCTGCTCCTTCGAGGAGGCCTGGCATCCCGTGGGCCTGTGGCTGGTGGGGTGGGTCCCCTGGTCTTCACTTCAGAGGAAGGGGACTCTTCTTGCTggggggctggcctgggccctaCCAGCTCCGGGGGGCTCTCTGGTTCCAGTGGAAGCTGCCTGGGGCTAGTGGTGTTCTTCATGGCGGGAGGCGTGTCTGGGGGAGTGTCGGGCACCAGGGTTGACATCGGTGGTGGTGGCGGCGGTGGGGAGGGGTCACCTTCTGGGGAGGGTCTTGGCTCTGGAGGGGTCCTGGCTGCCATAGCTGGAAGTAAAAcacaagagaggagagaaagtgaGACAGAACATCTGTTACCATCAGTTCAACATGTAGCTCCTTCCCTTGTCCAGTTGATATTCATTTATTCGTACGTGTTTATCAAGTTCCttttatgtgccaggccctgttccaGACACTAATGATGTAATAGTGAGAAAATGGCCACAGTCCCTGCCTCTGTGGAGCCCACACTCTGGcagggcagacagacagacagcgaGGCAATTACAGTAGAGAATAAGTACTATGTCTGGAGTAACAAAGCAGAGATGGCTAAGGGGCTATACTGAGGGGGCTTCCTGCAGAAGTTAGAGCCAAGCTGAGGTCTAGGATGAGCTGGAGTTAGCAAACCAAGGCAGAGAGGGTTCTGGCAAAGAGAAGAGCATTTGCAAAGGGGCAGAGGGAGCCGGGTGTATCGGTAAAACTGAGACGTTGGGGGTAATTAGTGGACCAAATGGTAAAGGTTGGTTTCCACGTCTGCCTCCCTCACCTTTCTGCTTTCCCTTGGGCTCACAGGACCC
This window contains:
- the MAP7D1 gene encoding MAP7 domain-containing protein 1 isoform X4; the protein is MESGSRSEPGTGAAPAMAARTPPEPRPSPEGDPSPPPPPPPMSTLVPDTPPDTPPAMKNTTSPRQLPLEPESPPELVGPRPAPQQEESPSSEVKTRGPTPPATGPRDARPPRRSSQPSPPAAPASDSPPTKQDLKKAGERHKLAKERREERAKYLAAKKAVWLEKEEKAKALREKQLQERRRRLEEQRLKAEQRRAALEERQRQKLEKNKERYEAAIQRSVKKTWAEIRQQRWSWAGALHHGSPGRKTSGSRCSVSAVNLPKHVDSIINKRLSKSSATLWNSPSRNRSLQLSPWESSIVDRLMTPTLSFLARSRSAVTLPRNGRDQGRGRGPGRAPSRGGAGASHASGPRPDRSHPSAAVPLCPRSASASPLTPCSVPRSGHRCAPAGERGDRRKASAGGSPAPARLRPEASPVQKKEKKDKERENEKEKNALARERSLKKRQSLPASLRPRLSASNAEHSPKSKARPSSPSTTWHRPASPCLSPGPGHALPPKPPSPRGTTASPKGRVRRKDEAKESPSVAGPEDKTQSKGKASDEREPAAPASPAPSPVPSPTPAQPPKEQPTEIPAGGQGEKRPKAPAPPVTPSKPMAGTTDREEATRLLAEKRRQAREQREREEQERRLQAERDKRMREEQLAREAEARAEREAEARRREEQEAREKAQAEQEEQERLQKQKEEAEARSREEAERQRLEREKHFQREEQERQERRKRLEEIMKRTRKSEAAETKQKQDRKEATANNSSPGIDPAKAVEARPAGLQKEELAPQEPQWSLPNKESSGSLVNGLQPLPAHQENGFSPKGPSGDKSLGRTPEALLPFAEAEAFLKKAVVQPPQVTEVL
- the MAP7D1 gene encoding MAP7 domain-containing protein 1 isoform X5, translated to MESGSRSEPGTGAAPAMAARTPPEPRPSPEGDPSPPPPPPPMSTLVPDTPPDTPPAMKNTTSPRQLPLEPESPPELVGPRPAPQQEESPSSEVKTRGPTPPATGPRDARPPRRSSQPSPPAAPASDSPPTKQDLKKAGERHKLAKERREERAKYLAAKKAVWLEKEEKAKALREKQLQERRRRLEEQRLKAEQRRAALEERQRQKLEKNKERYEAAIQRSVKKTWAEIRQQRWSWAGALHHGSPGRKTSGSRCSVSAVNLPKHVDSIINKRLSKSSATLWNSPSRNRSLQLSPWESSIVDRLMTPTLSFLARSRSAVTLPRNGRDQGRGRGPGRAPSRGGAGASHASGPRPDRSHPSAAVPLCPRSASASPLTPCSVPRSGHRCAPAGERGDRRKASAGGSPAPARLRPEASPVQKKEKKDKERENEKEKNALARERSLKKRQSLPASLRPRLSASNAEHSPKSKARPSSPSTTWHRPASPCLSPGPGHALPPKPPSPRGTTASPKGRVRRKDEAKESPSVAGPEDKTQSKGKASDEREPAAPASPAPSPVPSPTPAQPPKEQPTEIPAETAVLTSPPAPAPPVTPSKPMAGTTDREEATRLLAEKRRQAREQREREEQERRLQAERDKRMREEQLAREAEARAEREAEARRREEQEAREKAQAEQEEQERLQKQKEEAEARSREEAERQRLEREKHFQREEQERQERRKRLEEIMKRTRKSEAAETKKQDRKEATANNSSPGIDPAKAVEARPAGLQKEELAPQEPQWSLPNKESSGSLVNGLQPLPAHQENGFSPKGPSGDKSLGRTPEALLPFAEAEAFLKKAVVQPPQVTEVL
- the MAP7D1 gene encoding MAP7 domain-containing protein 1 isoform X7 produces the protein MESGSRSEPGTGAAPAMAARTPPEPRPSPEGDPSPPPPPPPMSTLVPDTPPDTPPAMKNTTSPRQLPLEPESPPELVGPRPAPQQEESPSSEVKTRGPTPPATGPRDARPPRRSSQPSPPAAPASDSPPTKQDLKKAGERHKLAKERREERAKYLAAKKAVWLEKEEKAKALREKQLQERRRRLEEQRLKAEQRRAALEERQRQKLEKNKERYEAAIQRSVKKTWAEIRQQRWSWAGALHHGSPGRKTSGSRCSVSAVNLPKHVDSIINKRLSKSSATLWNSPSRNRSLQLSPWESSIVDRLMTPTLSFLARSRSAVTLPRNGRDQAVPLCPRSASASPLTPCSVPRSGHRCAPAGERGDRRKASAGGSPAPARLRPEASPVQKKEKKDKERENEKEKNALARERSLKKRQSLPASLRPRLSASNAEHSPKSKARPSSPSTTWHRPASPCLSPGPGHALPPKPPSPRGTTASPKGRVRRKDEAKESPSVAGPEDKTQSKGKASDEREPAAPASPAPSPVPSPTPAQPPKEQPTEIPAGGQGEKRPKETAVLTSPPAPAPPVTPSKPMAGTTDREEATRLLAEKRRQAREQREREEQERRLQAERDKRMREEQLAREAEARAEREAEARRREEQEAREKAQAEQEEQERLQKQKEEAEARSREEAERQRLEREKHFQREEQERQERRKRLEEIMKRTRKSEAAETKQKQDRKEATANNSSPGIDPAKAVEARPAGLQKEELAPQEPQWSLPNKESSGSLVNGLQPLPAHQENGFSPKGPSGDKSLGRTPEALLPFAEAEAFLKKAVVQPPQVTEVL
- the MAP7D1 gene encoding MAP7 domain-containing protein 1 isoform X6 codes for the protein MESGSRSEPGTGAAPAMAARTPPEPRPSPEGDPSPPPPPPPMSTLVPDTPPDTPPAMKNTTSPRQLPLEPESPPELVGPRPAPQQEESPSSEVKTRGPTPPATGPRDARPPRRSSQPSPPAAPASDSPPTKQDLKKAGERHKLAKERREERAKYLAAKKAVWLEKEEKAKALREKQLQERRRRLEEQRLKAEQRRAALEERQRQKLEKNKERYEAAIQRSVKKTWAEIRQQRWSWAGALHHGSPGRKTSGSRCSVSAVNLPKHVDSIINKRLSKSSATLWNSPSRNRSLQLSPWESSIVDRLMTPTLSFLARSRSAVTLPRNGRDQGRGRGPGRAPSRGGAGASHASGPRPDRSHPSAAVPLCPRSASASPLTPCSVPRSGHRCAPAGERGDRRKASAGGSPAPARLRPEASPVQKKEKKDKERENEKEKNALARERSLKKRQSLPASLRPRLSASNAEHSPKSKARPSSPSTTWHRPASPCLSPGPGHALPPKPPSPRGTTASPKGRVRRKDEAKESPSVAGPEDKTQSKGKASDEREPAAPASPAPSPVPSPTPAQPPKEQPTEIPAAPAPPVTPSKPMAGTTDREEATRLLAEKRRQAREQREREEQERRLQAERDKRMREEQLAREAEARAEREAEARRREEQEAREKAQAEQEEQERLQKQKEEAEARSREEAERQRLEREKHFQREEQERQERRKRLEEIMKRTRKSEAAETKQKQDRKEATANNSSPGIDPAKAVEARPAGLQKEELAPQEPQWSLPNKESSGSLVNGLQPLPAHQENGFSPKGPSGDKSLGRTPEALLPFAEAEAFLKKAVVQPPQVTEVL
- the MAP7D1 gene encoding MAP7 domain-containing protein 1 isoform X9 is translated as MESGSRSEPGTGAAPAMAARTPPEPRPSPEGDPSPPPPPPPMSTLVPDTPPDTPPAMKNTTSPRQLPLEPESPPELVGPRPAPQQEESPSSEVKTRGPTPPATGPRDARPPRRSSQPSPPAAPASDSPPTKQDLKKAGERHKLAKERREERAKYLAAKKAVWLEKEEKAKALREKQLQERRRRLEEQRLKAEQRRAALEERQRQKLEKNKERYEAAIQRSVKKTWAEIRQQRWSWAGALHHGSPGRKTSGSRCSVSAVNLPKHVDSIINKRLSKSSATLWNSPSRNRSLQLSPWESSIVDRLMTPTLSFLARSRSAVTLPRNGRDQAVPLCPRSASASPLTPCSVPRSGHRCAPAGERGDRRKASAGGSPAPARLRPEASPVQKKEKKDKERENEKEKNALARERSLKKRQSLPASLRPRLSASNAEHSPKSKARPSSPSTTWHRPASPCLSPGPGHALPPKPPSPRGTTASPKGRVRRKDEAKESPSVAGPEDKTQSKGKASDEREPAAPASPAPSPVPSPTPAQPPKEQPTEIPAETAVLTSPPAPAPPVTPSKPMAGTTDREEATRLLAEKRRQAREQREREEQERRLQAERDKRMREEQLAREAEARAEREAEARRREEQEAREKAQAEQEEQERLQKQKEEAEARSREEAERQRLEREKHFQREEQERQERRKRLEEIMKRTRKSEAAETKKQDRKEATANNSSPGIDPAKAVEARPAGLQKEELAPQEPQWSLPNKESSGSLVNGLQPLPAHQENGFSPKGPSGDKSLGRTPEALLPFAEAEAFLKKAVVQPPQVTEVL
- the MAP7D1 gene encoding MAP7 domain-containing protein 1 isoform X11, translating into MESGSRSEPGTGAAPAMAARTPPEPRPSPEGDPSPPPPPPPMSTLVPDTPPDTPPAMKNTTSPRQLPLEPESPPELVGPRPAPQQEESPSSEVKTRGPTPPATGPRDARPPRRSSQPSPPAAPASDSPPTKQDLKKAGERHKLAKERREERAKYLAAKKAVWLEKEEKAKALREKQLQERRRRLEEQRLKAEQRRAALEERQRQKLEKNKERYEAAIQRSVKKTWAEIRQQRWSWAGALHHGSPGRKTNRSLQLSPWESSIVDRLMTPTLSFLARSRSAVTLPRNGRDQAVPLCPRSASASPLTPCSVPRSGHRCAPAGERGDRRKASAGGSPAPARLRPEASPVQKKEKKDKERENEKEKNALARERSLKKRQSLPASLRPRLSASNAEHSPKSKARPSSPSTTWHRPASPCLSPGPGHALPPKPPSPRGTTASPKGRVRRKDEAKESPSVAGPEDKTQSKGKASDEREPAAPASPAPSPVPSPTPAQPPKEQPTEIPAGGQGEKRPKETAVLTSPPAPAPPVTPSKPMAGTTDREEATRLLAEKRRQAREQREREEQERRLQAERDKRMREEQLAREAEARAEREAEARRREEQEAREKAQAEQEEQERLQKQKEEAEARSREEAERQRLEREKHFQREEQERQERRKRLEEIMKRTRKSEAAETKQKQDRKEATANNSSPGIDPAKAVEARPAGLQKEELAPQEPQWSLPNKESSGSLVNGLQPLPAHQENGFSPKGPSGDKSLGRTPEALLPFAEAEAFLKKAVVQPPQVTEVL